The region AAGGTGGTAGACATGTCCACTACAACATACATACATACTAGccactctagctagctagctaccctcAACTATACATAAAAGAAAATTCATAcccaagaaaacaaaaaaataatattATGATGAGAATCTATCTTGTGATCATCAAGGCCTCCATTAATGAGATCATGCCAAAATTCCATTtcagggaagagagagagagaggttagttAGAGAGAGAGGGTGGttagttagagagagagagagagagatctttgGGGGAGTGTGGAGCAGTTGCTTACACCATCTCCACTACTAggctactactgctgctgctgcctaCTGCTACCagtacacaccacacacacacacacaccaccagcAGCAGCAAGCAGCTGCAAGCACACATAAAGTAGTGGCATAGCTAGCTGCAACTTACAGGAAAGGCAACAGCCGTATGTAGCTGCCTGTTTTTAATACACAAGCAAGCCATCCAACCTCTGACTATTGAGCAAcaacttcttcttttttcttttttctcctttCTTTAAGGCTCTGTTTAACAGGCCAATCAAGCATCAATCACTTCTCATCAACATGTTGTGTGTGGAGTGTCCATGATTCTGCTGATTAAAGGGAATTGTGGAGGCAGTTGTACTTAACACTAACACTTCACCTAGAGTGAACTCTGGAAGGAAGGGCAATTTCCTCTTAATATGCAGCAATTTATAATTTTCACAATAAAGAGAATGATGGTGTCTCTAATTTCCTCTTAATGTGCGGTAATTTATAATTTTGATGTCACTTTCCAACCATTACTTATTAGATCCGTAGGCATTTAAATGATACCAGCGGAAATTAAACTTAGTCGACAAAATAGTTCTTCCGGTAACGTGGCTAGGATCTGTATAGCGCGTGGTGAAGCTAAGTACGCGGTATTTGGCATGGCGGAAATATGGAAAGGGAAAACATAAAGTGAAGCAACAAATAAAGTGAAAAGGAAGTAAAGGCAAATAatcatttttaaatattttttcatGTTCGGCACTTTAACCCGATATTTTGGAAATTAAGTAAGGAGTTGGCATAAAAGGAGTACAAGCATGTGTCCTGTTTTTTTCTGAATAGGACTATCTCTTTTGAAGCTTAAAATCACTTCGTTTTCACTTCAAGTCTCCGTCAAGACTTCTCGCCTTTATTTCCCCTAATCTCTATTTGCTAATTTCATGCTAGCCAACCACTGAATTCACATGCTGATTACATGGTGGTTGTACTTCAAGGATGAAAATAATGGCTTCAACCACTGAAAGATCGAAACAGAACAAAAGCTACATGAAGTCCTTTCTTTtaataaaacaagcaaaaacaatacTTTGAAATCCTACATAGTTGTGGAAAAACTACACATGTACATATAGATGTGTAGCATGTACAATGTAATTTTTTCATAGATACAACTTTTCAGTTGTGGTGTACAGACAAAAAAGGTCAAATATGTGCATCAAAACAGAGTTGCTTTTTGCAGCCCACAAATTTATATTTTTGTCTAgcttatatatataacaaatttaTAAATATCAGTGGAAATTGTTTTAATCTTTTTCTTGAAACTTACACATATGTCCCCCCCNNNNNNNNNNNNNNNNNNNNNNNNNNNNNNNNNNNNNNNNNNNNNNNNNNNNNNNNNNNNNNNNNNNNNNNNNNNNNNNNNNNNNNNNNNNNNNNNNNNNNNNNNNNNNNNNNNNNNNNNNNNNNNNNNNNNNNNNNNNNNNNNNNNNNNNNNNNNNNNNNNNNNNNNNNNNNNNNNNNNNNNNNNNNNNNNNNNNNNNNNNNNNNNNNNNNNNNNNNNNNNNNNNNNNNNNNNNNNNNNNNNNNNNNNNNNNNNNNNNNNNNNNNNNNNNNNNNNNNNNNNNNNNNNNNNNNNNNNNNNNNNNNNNNNNNNNNNNNNNNNNNNNNNNNNNNNNNNNNNNNNNNNNNNNNNNNNNNNNNNNNNNNNNNNNNNNNNNNNNCACTTCACACATTTGCTTGAAAAAATCACATAATATGGTGAATTTTGAACATCCAATCTCACTTTAGCTTATGAATAGTAAGGGCCACATTTCATTTCCATTGGGAAAAATTACAAATTTTCTACCCTTATATATATAGGAAACGACGAATTCCATTTTTCCCCCCATCTAGTTGTCTATTTGTAATATAAGTTAGCCCATTTAGTGGAAATTGCTCCGGATTAAAATTGGGAGCAAGTTTCACTATCTAGAGGTATCTTCAATAAATGGGGTGTCAACACATGTACAAATTCCAGCTACTATGGGGTAAAAGGTGGAAATCATTCTATAATTAACTATATTGGGACATAAGGTAGAAGTTTCAAGTTCTTCCAAAATTATAGTGAACAACTTACATTCCAAGCAAGCTTATGAAAATTAACCCCCTAGTTTGATTGGTgaaaggaagacaaacaatgaCTTGGATTCATTGTAGTTTTCATCTACGATTATAGTAGATTTTCCTTGAGCTATTTGAGTTAGCATGTCATCTCCGTATTCCCAAATAGTAAGAATCACATTATTTCTTTACTTGTGAGATTCTAACATCTTGGGGCACAGTGTAATGATGATTAGATAATTGTTAGCACTTGATATGGAAATCTTCAATCAAATTTCCAGGGGTGATGCACAGTGTAATGATGATTAGATAATTGTTATATTATGGACTTCATTGTGGTTTTCATGGTTAATCACTCACCTCTGTTGGTTCTAACATCTTGGCCACTACCATGTGGATCTTGTTGAAAGATCTGTCCCACATGAAGGGACTAGAGCAGAATCCAAGATAACATACAAAAATATATTATGTCTAACTAGGTATACAACCACATGCTACTTAGACAAGTAAACTTACACCTGTTGATCACAAACATAACCATCATAAATTTCTCCATGCGTGGCATTTTTTCTACAAACACCCAAGTGTAAATCACTAGAGGAACACTCCCATGTAGACATATTGAAGATCTGGGGTAAAATTCTAGGTTCTAATGATTATGCCCTTTGTGGGGTGAATAAATTTTTAGAAAAGGTGCGTGATTTAAATTTCTGTAGGGTTAAGCCTTGTGCACGCCTCTGGGCTAATGGACTGAGACATCCGGGACGTGTAAGAAAGTTCCCTTTTGTATTATTTTCCTGTAACCAAAAGTAAATAGGAACCAAAACATCCACGCCATCTCTCTCACCGATTTAATGCGGAAAGCAGTGGGTTTTCAATGGGATAACAGGCGGGAACACACGGATGATGACATTGCCTCGCTAAACGCAGAGAAATATCTGGTAAATATTTAACGGGCATATTTTTTTTCCGTTGGCatattggctttatgcaagacataGTTTACTCCAACGCGTAAGATCAATGCACACTTGTGTGTACCGTATGCGACTCATCCACACAAGTGCGCTAGAATATGTCTCCCCGTTTACCATCCTCTGTTTTACACCTGCATTCTTGTTCATATTTACGTTTTTCCCCTCTTGATGTGTTGTAAACCAAAGAAGAGCCCTTGACACTCTACACTCTTCACCATTGAGTTGGTTTTTTCTTCCACTCTTCTTGGAATTTTACACAAGTCCCAAAATAACAGGCCTAGCCAGCCAGCCAGCTCAGCCCAACCATTCACCAATCACCAATGAGCACTAGTAGTTTATTGCCACATTGCCAGGCATCAATGAGCAAGCTTTTGTTTCTCCATCAATCCTTCTTAGCTGCCACATTGCCTGGCCTGGCCTTGttgacatctcctcctcctcctcaaatcCCAACTTTATTATTACCACCACTccacacacaccaccaccaccaccactccatTCCTTCCTTCCTCTCAAGTCTCAACCCACTCTCCTCTCCATATGCAAGCAAACTATTAAGCATCCTTCCatccatcaccaaccttcctccttcCACCACCTTGTATTCTCCTCCCTCCCACCTCCTCCTTGTTTCTCACGTCGTCCAACGCCGATCGATCgatgggggaggaggccggcgacggctACGGCCACGGCACGCCACCGGATGCGCTCACGGCCATCGTCGTCAAGGGCAAGCGCAGCAAGCGGCGCCGCGTGCACGCCGCCGCGGTGATCGCGGCCGCGGAGGCCGAGGTGACCGCGGTCACCACGGCCAGCGCCGCGGGAGAggtggcgtcgtcgtcgtcctcggtgGCGGATGGCGGCGGGTGGCGGTCTGGCGCGGATGAGGCGGCCTCCGGGTGCgtcaccgaggaggaggaggacatggcgCTCTGCCTCATGCTGctcgcgcgcggcggcggcgggcaaggAAGCAGGGCCGGGGCGTCGTCCGCGTCGTCGTCGGTGGTGGTGAGGGATGACGTCGCGGAGTCCACGGCGGGGGTGATGGCGGTGGCCACGGCGCGGGAGGGCAAGTTCCGGAGCCGGCGCCcggcggacggcggcgagggggagtTCGTGTACGAGTGCCGGACGTGTGGCAAGTGCTTCCCGTCCTTCCAGGCGCTCGGCGGCCACCGCACCAGCCACAAGAAGCCGCGTCTCCCGCTCCCGCCCACCACCGCGGCGACGGCGTCGTCGTCCGAGGAGAAGAAGCTGCCCGCCGACGAGAAGACGCCACCACCGCcttcgtcgccgtcgccggccgctGCCGTGGATCGGACGGTGCTGGCGATCCCGGTCCCGGCGACGCCGCCGAAGCAAGAAGGGGCGGCCACGGCGACCGTCGTGTCGTCGTcgaagcagcagcaacagcagcaggggCAGGGGAGGGTGCACGAGTGCTCCATCTGCGGCGCGGAGTTCGGGTCCGGGCAGGCGCTGGGCGGGCACATGCGGCGCCACCGCCCGCTGCTGCCGGCGTCGGCGTCCGTCTCTTCCACGGACGGCGTGGCGGCGGTGCTGGTGATCAGGAAGGAGAAGAGCCTGCTGGAGCTGGATCTCAACATGCCGGCGCCCTGCGACGACCCTGCCGCGACCGCGACATCGCCGGGCTCTTTCACGTTCGCCGTGAAGGAGCGGCCATCGTCGGCGGCGAAGCTGCTGCCGTTCCCGGCGACGGCGTCGGCCCTGGTGGACTGCCATTACTAGCCACCAAGCGATCGGGCAACATATACAGACAGTAATTAGCTCCTCTGTTTCCCAttccttcaacacacacacacacacacacacacacacatacacatttaCATAGTAGTACATGCCTTGCTGTGATATGAAACCATACATattctttcttcctcttccttttttaCCATTTGTTCTGCTCAAATTGATTGATTATTGATGATGATTGGAAACTGTAAAATTTGACGTTTATCATGTGATTAAATTCATTATATTGATTGATTCATTGATTCACTCACTGAGATTGGCTGATCAAGCAAAGCAGTGTTCCCCTCTTCTTATGCTGCCAACAGTTAATTTGATTCCCATTTGTAAGATTTGATTTTGGATTGCTGAATAGTAGTAGTAATACTACTACATTTCATTTGGAGAGTTGAGAGTGTGATGATCATGATGAGCTAGATTGCAATTCATCAGTGGTGGTGAGCTGAGGGTGAGTGTGTAGTGCAATGCAAACGAGTGTAAAGTGGCAGGCAAGCAAGCGAGCAAACAGGGGAGGGAGCTGGAAAAGGTGTGGGGTACTACTCCTCTCCTCTCTGGTAGGCATTGTGCTCACGTAAAGGGAGCTgtgatcttcttcttcctcctcttcatattCTTCTCCGTCTCTGTCCCTCTCACTACACCATCAGCATCATCACCATGGAAATAATCTATCTATCTTTGTGTTGTGcaaggggagccagagaatatATTTGTATGTGTGTACGTGTGTGTGGTGTGGTTAGCTTGGGTATAGGTGGCCTGGCTGGCTGTTGCTCTACCACCAAGAAAGGAAGGAGTACTCACTCCCCACACCATCCAACCCCCGCTTCCTTTCTTCCATCTCCAACCCAACCCAACTCAGCCCAGCTAACCTTCAAATATGCTCCGACATCTCGAAACAATCTTCTGATTCCGAGGAGGAGGATTCAAATTCACTGCAAAACCCAAATCTAACACCATTTGAGTTCCGATGATGATGCTGGAACTCGGCATGTCACCTGGTCCTCCTGCCTCTGTATCGATCGATGCACACACACACGAGATCGATGGCCGATTGGTTGTCGCGGCTAATGCGGAGTCGCGGCGTGTTGCTCTCTGGGGTCGTGGGCTTGATGGCAGGCTGAGTTTGGTGTGTGTTAGGAACTGTGGAGTGGTGGTACTAGGAAGGAAGGAATGATGAATGTGTGCTGGTGAAGGAAGATTGTTGGACCGCTACCACTTAACAGTGATTAGATTAGTTGGGGGGATTAGGAGTGTGATTAGTAGTAGCTGGTTAGGGAGGCCGTGCGTGCGTGCGGTGGGGTCACGGGCCAGTTTTTTTAGGAGGCAACATGTTAACTACCTGGCAGACAGGCCGGCCCTGCACCCGCAGCCAGCACACCTGTAACGTACTGGCCCTCCactccactccctctccctctccatctccGCCGGTTCTCCTCTGGCTGGCTGTCCGGCCGGCCTACCAACATAATATATATGATAATCTCTCTGCTATATCAGCATTACTTAACCTATTTGTGCCAAATGGATGGTATTATTCTTTTCAGCATTGCTAACTCTCAGTCGACCGGGACTTAACGAAGCTATATTCGTGAGATCTTACGTAAAGATTAGTGTATTTTTTTTCTTCCTTCTTTTTTATATGTTGTCTCACTTAACTGAGACTTTGTTAAGTCTTTGTTAAGTCTTAGTTAAGTGAGACCTACCCACACCCTATTCTTTTTTACTCTACCGGATTTTGGGAAAATGAATACTCATGTACatgtctccttgattttttcttgcGGAAAGGCAAAAACCCGTTTATTAAGTAGCATAAGATCTTAAAAGGACATCCTTACAGGAACCGGAATATATATATAAATCCTTACGGTGCAGAAGCTTTTTCCTCCTGCATATACCGGGGGCGCACCGTGAGCAAAATTAGTCGTCGTATCCGGGCCTCCATCTCAATGAAACAAACCTTTTGAAACACGAAAGCTTGTGTAAGACACGTCCGGGAAGTCGTTGATGTGGACCGGAAGACGCCGACGACTGCGATCG is a window of Triticum dicoccoides isolate Atlit2015 ecotype Zavitan chromosome 2B, WEW_v2.0, whole genome shotgun sequence DNA encoding:
- the LOC119366721 gene encoding zinc finger protein ZAT5-like, with amino-acid sequence MGEEAGDGYGHGTPPDALTAIVVKGKRSKRRRVHAAAVIAAAEAEVTAVTTASAAGEVASSSSSVADGGGWRSGADEAASGCVTEEEEDMALCLMLLARGGGGQGSRAGASSASSSVVVRDDVAESTAGVMAVATAREGKFRSRRPADGGEGEFVYECRTCGKCFPSFQALGGHRTSHKKPRLPLPPTTAATASSSEEKKLPADEKTPPPPSSPSPAAAVDRTVLAIPVPATPPKQEGAATATVVSSSKQQQQQQGQGRVHECSICGAEFGSGQALGGHMRRHRPLLPASASVSSTDGVAAVLVIRKEKSLLELDLNMPAPCDDPAATATSPGSFTFAVKERPSSAAKLLPFPATASALVDCHY